A single region of the Mesotoga sp. BH458_6_3_2_1 genome encodes:
- a CDS encoding DMT family transporter, with the protein MKRIERRSFGLVILAATAMIWGGSYIFTKVAVESLPPMLLASIRFGVAIVILFPLSARKRGSFGTVSHRNAALAGLFGITFYFLFENYGLTMTNASDASLIVSTAPILTIILYDFVRRRFDLFEYIGGFIAFSGLFVIIYSGSFSEGSSVFGNLLSFGAAVSWAAYTFFYEKIHNSSIWTTLEVMLWGLLFSVPFAITEVFVFKRSVEFSRSAIFGVLFLSILASALGYILWNKGIALWGGKAATLWVYTIPLFTIVADIALLKNSPSLLFFIGSILVGLGMVVVIIREFRQSGPLRD; encoded by the coding sequence ATGAAGAGAATTGAGAGGAGATCTTTCGGTCTTGTCATCCTGGCAGCAACTGCAATGATTTGGGGAGGATCATATATCTTCACGAAAGTGGCCGTTGAATCACTCCCACCGATGCTGTTGGCATCTATCCGATTCGGCGTAGCTATCGTCATTCTCTTTCCTCTCTCAGCAAGAAAGAGGGGGTCTTTCGGTACAGTTAGCCACAGAAATGCCGCATTGGCAGGTCTATTCGGCATAACGTTTTATTTCCTCTTCGAGAACTATGGTTTGACAATGACAAACGCTTCCGATGCCTCTCTGATAGTGTCCACCGCTCCAATACTAACAATAATTCTCTATGATTTCGTTAGGAGAAGATTCGATCTTTTCGAGTACATAGGCGGTTTTATTGCTTTTTCCGGGCTCTTTGTGATTATCTACTCTGGAAGTTTTTCCGAAGGCTCGAGCGTTTTCGGGAACCTTCTATCGTTCGGTGCCGCAGTCTCGTGGGCGGCCTATACATTTTTTTATGAGAAGATTCATAACAGTTCTATATGGACGACTCTAGAAGTAATGCTTTGGGGGCTGCTATTCTCAGTACCTTTTGCAATCACGGAAGTCTTTGTCTTTAAGAGGTCAGTGGAGTTCTCACGCAGCGCAATTTTCGGAGTGTTGTTTCTCAGTATTCTAGCTTCGGCTCTCGGCTACATTCTTTGGAACAAGGGAATCGCTCTCTGGGGTGGAAAGGCGGCAACTCTCTGGGTTTACACAATCCCGCTTTTCACAATTGTGGCCGATATTGCTTTGCTTAAGAATTCTCCTTCCCTGCTTTTTTTCATTGGATCTATTCTCGTTGGTCTGGGAATGGTTGTGGTTATCATAAGAGAGTTCCGACAGTCAGGACCACTTAGGGATTGA